One Deinococcus humi genomic window carries:
- the ung gene encoding uracil-DNA glycosylase: MPLSAHSGPVQLVWFKKDLRVADHAPLREAAARGPVLPVFVYEPEQLGHEEFAGSHLTYLNDCLRELDANLRGLGTPLVLRHGEVVDVLESLSREVLLAGLWAHQETGNGVSFARDRRVRRWARARGLPLTELPQNGVVRGLKNRDGWADAWEERLGTPPLPALEGLRGIAIPPCRILSHAELGVEPNDKRIPPGGESVGRSILHSFLTVRGVNYMQEMSSPLSAEESCSRLSAPLAFGTVSLRTVVGATRQRLAAVRGDSWADPRWLRSLRSYESRLHWHCHFMQRLESEPGMEYRNLNRALDGLREDDWNPEFFDRWTHGQTGYPLIDACMRMLRQTGWLNFRMRAMLVSFASQHLWLHWRQPGLFLARQWLDNEPGIHWSQMQMQSSTVGINRVRIYSPTRQAREQDPEGIFIRRWVPELADAPGDFLHAPWEWSGAARLNYPPPVVDENRAGRLARARIAAARASPEFEAEARRIYLKHGSRKKAVIRAERIAQGLPPTPQKKTSAKIPTPRRLPMSDQPDLFGNTPDAAKPIIPAGLPQSWKGALAAEFAAPYFHELKDFLVEERATHTIYPPAADVFNALRFTPLDRVKVFILGQDPYHGPGQAHGLSFSVRPGVRVPPSLQNIYKELQTDIPGFTPPRHGYLRAWAEQGVLLLNAVLTVRAGQANSHANKGWEGFTDAVIQAVNAREERVVFVLWGAYARKKAKLITNPQHVIVESAHPSPLSVTKFMGTRPFSRVNAALEEAGETPIDWQLPMQAEE; encoded by the coding sequence GTGCCTCTCTCCGCACATTCCGGTCCTGTTCAGCTCGTATGGTTCAAGAAGGACCTGCGCGTGGCTGACCATGCGCCGTTGCGTGAGGCGGCGGCGCGCGGCCCAGTCCTGCCGGTGTTTGTCTATGAGCCGGAGCAGCTTGGGCACGAGGAATTTGCCGGCTCGCACCTGACCTACCTGAATGATTGTCTGCGGGAACTGGACGCCAATCTGCGCGGCCTGGGAACGCCCTTGGTCCTGCGGCACGGCGAGGTGGTCGACGTTCTGGAGAGCCTGAGCCGTGAGGTGCTCCTGGCTGGCCTCTGGGCGCACCAGGAAACCGGCAACGGTGTGTCCTTCGCGCGGGACCGTCGCGTGCGGCGCTGGGCGCGGGCGCGCGGTCTGCCGCTGACCGAGCTGCCGCAGAACGGCGTGGTGCGCGGCTTGAAGAACCGCGACGGTTGGGCCGATGCCTGGGAGGAGCGGCTGGGCACGCCGCCCCTGCCCGCCCTGGAGGGACTACGTGGCATCGCCATTCCGCCCTGCCGCATCCTGTCGCACGCCGAACTGGGGGTGGAACCGAACGACAAAAGGATTCCTCCCGGCGGCGAGTCGGTGGGCCGCTCCATCCTCCATTCCTTCCTGACCGTGCGCGGCGTGAACTACATGCAGGAGATGAGCAGTCCCCTGAGCGCGGAGGAAAGCTGTTCGCGCCTGAGTGCGCCGCTGGCCTTTGGCACGGTGTCCCTGCGGACCGTGGTGGGGGCCACCCGGCAACGGCTGGCTGCCGTGCGCGGCGACAGCTGGGCTGACCCGCGCTGGCTGCGCTCCCTGCGCAGTTACGAGAGCCGTCTGCACTGGCATTGCCACTTTATGCAGCGGCTGGAATCCGAGCCGGGGATGGAGTATCGCAACCTCAACCGCGCCCTGGACGGTCTTCGTGAGGACGACTGGAATCCAGAGTTCTTCGATCGCTGGACCCACGGGCAGACCGGCTACCCGCTGATCGACGCCTGCATGCGGATGCTGCGCCAGACGGGCTGGCTCAATTTCCGCATGCGGGCCATGCTGGTGTCTTTCGCCAGCCAGCACCTGTGGCTGCACTGGCGGCAGCCCGGGCTGTTCCTGGCGCGGCAATGGCTGGACAACGAGCCCGGGATCCACTGGTCCCAGATGCAGATGCAGAGTTCAACCGTGGGTATCAACCGTGTCCGCATCTACAGCCCCACCCGGCAGGCCAGGGAGCAGGACCCGGAGGGCATATTCATCCGCCGCTGGGTGCCGGAACTGGCGGACGCGCCGGGTGACTTTCTGCACGCACCGTGGGAGTGGAGCGGGGCGGCTCGCCTGAACTATCCCCCCCCGGTGGTGGACGAGAACAGGGCGGGGAGGCTGGCCCGCGCCCGGATTGCCGCCGCCCGGGCCTCTCCCGAATTCGAGGCCGAGGCCCGGCGTATCTACCTCAAGCATGGCAGCCGCAAGAAAGCGGTCATCCGCGCCGAACGGATCGCACAGGGCCTGCCCCCCACGCCGCAAAAAAAGACCTCTGCCAAAATTCCCACCCCCAGGAGACTCCCCATGAGCGATCAGCCTGACCTTTTCGGAAACACACCAGACGCCGCCAAGCCCATCATTCCTGCCGGACTGCCGCAGTCGTGGAAGGGCGCGCTGGCCGCTGAGTTCGCCGCGCCGTACTTTCACGAACTCAAGGACTTTCTGGTGGAGGAACGCGCAACGCACACTATTTACCCGCCCGCCGCCGACGTGTTCAATGCGCTGCGTTTCACGCCGCTGGATCGGGTCAAGGTCTTCATCCTGGGCCAGGACCCCTACCACGGCCCCGGTCAGGCGCACGGCCTGAGTTTCAGCGTGCGGCCCGGCGTGCGCGTGCCCCCCAGCCTCCAGAACATCTACAAGGAGCTGCAAACCGACATTCCCGGCTTTACGCCGCCGCGCCACGGTTACCTGCGGGCCTGGGCCGAGCAGGGGGTGCTGCTGCTGAACGCCGTGCTAACCGTCCGCGCCGGGCAGGCCAACAGCCACGCCAACAAGGGCTGGGAGGGGTTTACCGACGCGGTGATCCAGGCGGTGAACGCCAGGGAGGAGCGGGTGGTCTTTGTGCTGTGGGGCGCGTACGCCCGCAAGAAGGCCAAACTGATTACCAACCCCCAGCACGTCATCGTGGAATCCGCTCACCCCAGCCCGCTGAGCGTTACCAAATTCATGGGCACCAGGCCCTTCAGCCGGGTGAACGCCGCACTGGAGGAGGCCGGGGAAACGCCGATCGACTGGCAACTCCCCATGCAGGCGGAGGAGTGA
- the carA gene encoding glutamine-hydrolyzing carbamoyl-phosphate synthase small subunit: MIRKERAILALEDGTVYRGYAFGHRGETVGEVVFNTSMTGYQEIMTDPSYNGQIVTITYPHVGNYGVAIYDMESNKPYVRGFISREFSGEYSNYRAQQSLEAFMQQYGVVSIQGIDTRALVRRLRTGGVVKGVIAHRSYTHPSDPYGEFSPAEEQVYVQRALDHQDIDGHDMTKDVTTALPYAFPTLRHGKRVVLMDFGIKHTIIERLSEVGIEPIVVPAHTTPAQVMALQPHGLFLSNGPGDPAPLEYAHKTAWELMGLLPTFGICLGHQILGLAAGGQTFKMKFGHRGGNQPVKNLLTGNVEITAQNHGYAVDLDSVPNGAFVATHINLNDGTLEGMAHSRYPVFSVQYHPEASPGPHDSRYLFDRFIEEIDAFDGTTGSPVEKALTGRLGV, translated from the coding sequence ATGATCAGAAAAGAACGCGCGATTCTGGCGCTGGAAGACGGCACGGTCTACCGGGGCTACGCTTTCGGCCACCGGGGTGAGACCGTAGGCGAGGTGGTCTTCAACACCTCCATGACCGGCTACCAGGAAATCATGACCGATCCCAGCTACAACGGGCAGATCGTGACCATCACGTACCCACACGTCGGCAACTACGGTGTGGCGATCTACGACATGGAGAGCAACAAGCCGTACGTGCGCGGCTTCATCTCCCGCGAGTTCTCCGGCGAGTACAGCAACTACCGCGCCCAGCAGTCGCTGGAGGCGTTCATGCAGCAGTACGGCGTCGTGAGCATCCAGGGCATCGACACCCGCGCGCTGGTGCGCCGCCTGCGGACCGGCGGCGTGGTCAAGGGCGTGATCGCCCACCGCTCGTACACCCATCCCTCAGACCCCTACGGCGAGTTCTCCCCGGCGGAGGAGCAGGTCTACGTTCAGCGCGCCCTGGATCATCAGGACATCGATGGCCACGACATGACCAAGGACGTGACCACCGCCCTGCCCTACGCCTTTCCTACATTGCGGCACGGCAAGCGCGTGGTGTTGATGGATTTCGGGATCAAGCACACCATCATTGAGCGGCTCTCGGAGGTGGGCATCGAACCTATCGTCGTGCCGGCGCACACCACCCCGGCGCAGGTGATGGCGCTGCAACCGCACGGCCTCTTCCTGAGCAACGGCCCCGGCGATCCGGCCCCGCTGGAGTACGCGCACAAAACGGCCTGGGAACTGATGGGTCTGCTGCCCACCTTCGGCATCTGTCTGGGCCACCAGATCCTGGGCCTGGCGGCAGGCGGCCAGACCTTCAAGATGAAATTCGGCCACCGGGGGGGCAACCAGCCGGTCAAGAACCTGCTGACCGGCAATGTGGAGATCACCGCCCAGAACCACGGGTACGCTGTGGATCTGGACAGTGTCCCTAACGGGGCCTTCGTCGCCACCCACATCAACCTCAACGACGGCACGCTGGAGGGGATGGCCCACAGCCGCTACCCGGTCTTCTCCGTGCAGTACCACCCCGAGGCCTCGCCGGGGCCACACGACAGCCGTTATCTGTTTGACCGCTTTATCGAGGAAATCGACGCCTTCGACGGCACGACGGGCAGCCCCGTCGAGAAGGCGCTGACCGGACGGCTGGGGGTCTGA
- a CDS encoding RIO1 family regulatory kinase/ATPase → MNARWLDAELEDADRAPQRRGTSKKKKLLGRRRLDDLTAEDPDRIADDTIRRLIDLGHITEIVAELKSGKEATAYVARGPRGSVLVKLYRELEARSFKNDAVYREGQVILDERAARAMGARSRKGLEMLQAGWVSAEYAHLWTLWRAGLNVPEPLVGPFPFDYDATTPAVLMRLIGTEDHVAPRLSEARLTPEEAQSAWQQAVQGLADLLRLGYAHGDYSTYNLLWWENKVIMIDFPQLTTRQNPHFQELLRRDAHSLATSFRKHGVQVDGEATLREAQRLARGKGPEPRIVLP, encoded by the coding sequence ATGAATGCCCGCTGGCTCGATGCCGAGCTGGAGGATGCCGACCGCGCGCCGCAGCGCCGCGGAACGTCCAAGAAAAAGAAGCTGCTGGGCCGCCGCAGGCTCGATGACCTGACCGCCGAGGATCCCGACAGGATCGCGGATGACACCATTCGCCGACTGATCGATCTGGGCCACATCACCGAGATCGTGGCCGAACTCAAGAGCGGCAAGGAGGCCACCGCCTACGTGGCCCGGGGCCCGCGCGGCAGCGTGCTGGTCAAGTTGTACCGCGAACTGGAAGCCCGCAGTTTCAAGAACGACGCCGTGTACCGCGAAGGCCAGGTCATTCTGGACGAACGCGCCGCTCGCGCCATGGGGGCCCGCAGCCGCAAGGGGCTGGAGATGCTTCAGGCGGGCTGGGTCAGCGCCGAGTATGCCCATCTGTGGACGCTGTGGCGGGCAGGGCTGAACGTGCCTGAACCGCTGGTTGGCCCCTTTCCGTTCGACTACGACGCCACCACCCCCGCCGTGCTGATGCGTCTGATCGGCACCGAGGACCACGTGGCCCCGCGCCTGAGCGAGGCCCGGCTAACTCCGGAAGAAGCGCAGAGCGCTTGGCAGCAAGCTGTGCAGGGCCTGGCCGATCTGCTGCGACTGGGTTACGCCCACGGCGACTACAGCACCTACAACCTGTTGTGGTGGGAGAACAAGGTGATCATGATCGACTTTCCACAACTGACCACGCGCCAGAATCCCCACTTTCAGGAACTGCTGCGACGCGACGCCCACAGTCTGGCCACTTCCTTTCGCAAGCACGGTGTCCAGGTCGACGGTGAGGCCACCCTACGTGAGGCCCAGCGTCTGGCCCGCGGCAAGGGGCCTGAACCCCGGATCGTGCTGCCGTGA
- a CDS encoding DinB family protein → MNIPETYAYLIRARRDLWAVLEGVPDEVLSRPMLDGQRFHCVKDLILHIPMVEDSWIHEDFLRDTPIWAAYPALEQAGDGPFFAEFPLATLLDYWRAVEASTQRYLPSLSAPELGRMVTLGGSDGKDAAVLDGLVWHVLIHEMRHTAQIGVMLRLSGIKPPFLDLLNYLPITPK, encoded by the coding sequence GTGAATATTCCTGAAACCTATGCCTATCTCATCCGTGCCCGGCGTGACCTGTGGGCCGTGCTGGAAGGAGTGCCGGACGAGGTGCTGTCCAGGCCCATGTTGGACGGCCAGCGCTTCCACTGCGTCAAGGACCTGATCCTCCATATCCCCATGGTCGAGGATTCCTGGATTCACGAGGATTTCCTGCGCGATACCCCCATCTGGGCCGCGTACCCGGCCCTGGAGCAGGCGGGCGACGGCCCCTTCTTCGCCGAGTTTCCCCTGGCGACCCTGTTGGACTATTGGAGAGCCGTGGAGGCCAGCACCCAGCGCTATCTCCCGAGCCTGTCTGCGCCAGAGCTGGGGCGCATGGTGACGCTGGGCGGTTCAGACGGCAAAGATGCTGCCGTGCTGGACGGCTTGGTGTGGCACGTCCTGATTCACGAGATGCGCCACACCGCCCAGATCGGCGTGATGCTGCGCCTCTCGGGGATCAAACCACCGTTCCTGGACCTGCTGAACTATCTGCCGATTACACCAAAATGA